A single window of Cheilinus undulatus linkage group 12, ASM1832078v1, whole genome shotgun sequence DNA harbors:
- the slc37a2 gene encoding glucose-6-phosphate exchanger SLC37A2 isoform X2: MKSSLAPGIRLITTFSRDAWYRSFILFLTFLFYTAYHLSRKPISIVKSQLHRNCSNVIHPADLNITNNETWCDWQPFDQDNYQTLFGVLDNSFLVAYAIGMFISGIFGERLPLRYYLSAGMLLSGLFTCLFGLGFYLNIHSLGYYAFIQVMNGLMQTTGWPAVVACVGNWFGKGKRGFIMGVWNSHTSVGNILGSLIAGAFVSSAWGMSFIVPGLIIASTGILCFFFLVEKPEDVNCTPPQHHSEQENGETEPLLNTASHVDRTSNGNGAITTEIPQIVEDHSEAISFCGALSIPGVVEFSLCLLFAKLVSYTFLYWLPLYISNVAHFEAKEAGDMSTLFDAGGIVGGIMAGLVSDYAGGRATTCCVMLLVAAPMLFLYNHIGQRSIGTTIGMLLLCGGLVNGPYALITTAVSADLGTHESLRGNSRALATVTAIIDGTGSIGAALGPLLAGVISPTGWNNVFYMLISADLLACLFLSRLVYKEAQGWCGRAPRARG, encoded by the exons ATGAAGTCTTCCCTGGCTCCCGGCATAAGGCTTATTACGACCTTTTCTCGAGATGCTTG GTACCGAAGCTTCATTCTCTTCCTCACCTTCCTCTTCTACACAGCCTACCATCTGTCACGGAAACCTATCAGCATTGTTAAG AGTCAGCTACACAGAAACTGCTCCAACGTCATTCACCCAGCAGACCTCAATATAACTAACAATGAAACCTGGTGTGACTGGCAGCCCTTTG ACCAGGACAACTATCAGACCCTGTTTGGGGTCCTGGATAATTCGTTCCTGGTCGCCTACGCCATCGGCATGTTTATCAG tgggATCTTTGGTGAACGCCTGCCTCTGCGGTACTACCTGAGTGCTGGTATGCTGTTGAGTGGATTGTTTACTTGTCTGTTTGGCCTCGGCTTCTACTTGAACATCCATTCATTAGGATACTACGCCTTCATCCAG GTTATGAACGGGCTCATGCAGACGACCGGCTGGCCAGCAGTGGTGGCTTGTGTCGGCAACTGGTTTGGAAAGGGGAA GCGTGGGTTCATCATGGGTGTGTGGAACTCCCACACCTCAGTGGGAAACATCTTGGGTTCTCTCATCGCCGGAGCCTTCGTCTCCTCGGCGTGGGGAATGTCCTTCATCGTCCCTGGACTCATCATCGCCTCCACAGGGATCCTGTGCTTCTTCTTCCTGGTTGAGA AACCTGAAGACGTAAACTGCACCCCTCCTCAGCACCAT TCTGAACAGGAAAACGGTGAGACGGAACCTCTCCTTAACACTGCCTCACATGTCGACAGAACAAGTAATGGTAACGGAGCCATCACCACTGAGATTCCCCAGATTGTGGAGGACCACAGTGAGGCCATCAGCTTCTGTGGAGCTCTCAGTATACCT GGAGTGGTGGagttctctctctgtctgctttttGCTAAATTGGTCAGCTACACCTTCTTGTACTGGCTTCCTCTCTACATCTCAAATGTTG cacattttgagGCAAAAGAAGCAGGAGACATGTCAACACTGTTTGATGCTGGAGGTATTGTGG GAGGCATAATGGCGGGTCTTGTGTCTGACTATGCTGGTGGGAGAGCAACAACCTGCTGTGTCATGTTGCTTGTTGCTGCCCCCATG CTTTTCCTCTATAATCACATTGGACAAAGGAGCATCGGTACTACAATTG GTATGCTGCTGTTGTGTGGAGGCCTTGTGAATGGACCATACGCCCTTATCACTACTGCTGTATCTGCTGACCTG GGAACACATGAGAGTCTGAGAGGAAACTCCAGGGCACTGGCAACAGTGACGGCAATTATCGACGGGACCGGTTCAATCG GTGCTGCTTTAGGTCCTCTATTAGCTGGTGTGATCTCTCCCACTGGCTGGAACAACGTCTTCTACATGCTCATctctgctgacctcttggcctgCCTG TTTTTGTCCAGGCTTGTTTACAAAGAAGCTCAGGGTTGGTGTGGACGGGCTCCCCGAGCAAGAGGGTGA
- the slc37a2 gene encoding glucose-6-phosphate exchanger SLC37A2 isoform X1, with product MKSSLAPGIRLITTFSRDAWYRSFILFLTFLFYTAYHLSRKPISIVKSQLHRNCSNVIHPADLNITNNETWCDWQPFDQDNYQTLFGVLDNSFLVAYAIGMFISGIFGERLPLRYYLSAGMLLSGLFTCLFGLGFYLNIHSLGYYAFIQVMNGLMQTTGWPAVVACVGNWFGKGKRGFIMGVWNSHTSVGNILGSLIAGAFVSSAWGMSFIVPGLIIASTGILCFFFLVEKPEDVNCTPPQHHSEQENGETEPLLNTASHVDRTSNGNGAITTEIPQIVEDHSEAISFCGALSIPGVVEFSLCLLFAKLVSYTFLYWLPLYISNVAHFEAKEAGDMSTLFDAGGIVGGIMAGLVSDYAGGRATTCCVMLLVAAPMLFLYNHIGQRSIGTTIGMLLLCGGLVNGPYALITTAVSADLGTHESLRGNSRALATVTAIIDGTGSIGAALGPLLAGVISPTGWNNVFYMLISADLLACLFLSRLVYKEAQGWCGRAPRARGFKEI from the exons ATGAAGTCTTCCCTGGCTCCCGGCATAAGGCTTATTACGACCTTTTCTCGAGATGCTTG GTACCGAAGCTTCATTCTCTTCCTCACCTTCCTCTTCTACACAGCCTACCATCTGTCACGGAAACCTATCAGCATTGTTAAG AGTCAGCTACACAGAAACTGCTCCAACGTCATTCACCCAGCAGACCTCAATATAACTAACAATGAAACCTGGTGTGACTGGCAGCCCTTTG ACCAGGACAACTATCAGACCCTGTTTGGGGTCCTGGATAATTCGTTCCTGGTCGCCTACGCCATCGGCATGTTTATCAG tgggATCTTTGGTGAACGCCTGCCTCTGCGGTACTACCTGAGTGCTGGTATGCTGTTGAGTGGATTGTTTACTTGTCTGTTTGGCCTCGGCTTCTACTTGAACATCCATTCATTAGGATACTACGCCTTCATCCAG GTTATGAACGGGCTCATGCAGACGACCGGCTGGCCAGCAGTGGTGGCTTGTGTCGGCAACTGGTTTGGAAAGGGGAA GCGTGGGTTCATCATGGGTGTGTGGAACTCCCACACCTCAGTGGGAAACATCTTGGGTTCTCTCATCGCCGGAGCCTTCGTCTCCTCGGCGTGGGGAATGTCCTTCATCGTCCCTGGACTCATCATCGCCTCCACAGGGATCCTGTGCTTCTTCTTCCTGGTTGAGA AACCTGAAGACGTAAACTGCACCCCTCCTCAGCACCAT TCTGAACAGGAAAACGGTGAGACGGAACCTCTCCTTAACACTGCCTCACATGTCGACAGAACAAGTAATGGTAACGGAGCCATCACCACTGAGATTCCCCAGATTGTGGAGGACCACAGTGAGGCCATCAGCTTCTGTGGAGCTCTCAGTATACCT GGAGTGGTGGagttctctctctgtctgctttttGCTAAATTGGTCAGCTACACCTTCTTGTACTGGCTTCCTCTCTACATCTCAAATGTTG cacattttgagGCAAAAGAAGCAGGAGACATGTCAACACTGTTTGATGCTGGAGGTATTGTGG GAGGCATAATGGCGGGTCTTGTGTCTGACTATGCTGGTGGGAGAGCAACAACCTGCTGTGTCATGTTGCTTGTTGCTGCCCCCATG CTTTTCCTCTATAATCACATTGGACAAAGGAGCATCGGTACTACAATTG GTATGCTGCTGTTGTGTGGAGGCCTTGTGAATGGACCATACGCCCTTATCACTACTGCTGTATCTGCTGACCTG GGAACACATGAGAGTCTGAGAGGAAACTCCAGGGCACTGGCAACAGTGACGGCAATTATCGACGGGACCGGTTCAATCG GTGCTGCTTTAGGTCCTCTATTAGCTGGTGTGATCTCTCCCACTGGCTGGAACAACGTCTTCTACATGCTCATctctgctgacctcttggcctgCCTG TTTTTGTCCAGGCTTGTTTACAAAGAAGCTCAGGGTTGGTGTGGACGGGCTCCCCGAGCAAGAGG GTTCAAAGAAATCTGA